The Deltaproteobacteria bacterium DNA segment GGAATCTTTTTCAAAAATTATTTAGAAGGCTGCGGCTGCATTGGCAGCCGCAGCCTTGTTAGTTTTTTTAGGAGGGGGTTTGGGGGAACCCTTTTTTTTCAAAAAAAGGGTTCCCCCAGGATCATACAGAAACCGGCGGTCGGCGGTCAGCCCAGGGCCGGGCCTGTTCAAGCTGGGCCGCCAGCCGGAAAAGGGTAGCCTCATCGCCGAAGCGCCCCACAAAATGAGCACCCACCGGAAGACCTTCCTCGTTCCAGAAAAGCGGCACTGACATGGCCGGCTGCCCGGTGGCGTTAAAGGTGGCCGTAAAGGGGGCGAACTGAACCACGCGCTCCCAGGCCTGCATGGGATTTTCCTCTGGCGCGTCAAAGGTGCCGATAGGAACGGGCGGCTCACCCAGCACCGGCGTGAGCAGTATGTTGTAATCCACGAAAAATTTGGCGATATCGCGAGCAACCCTTTGCAGCATCTGTATCGAAAGAAGGTAGTCCGAGGCGCTAAACTGACGCCCCTGCTCGTACAGGGCCCAGGTAAGCGGCTCGTAATTATCTGGCTGAGGGGTTTGATTGGTTAGCAGGGCTATTCCATTGATGGTCGAAGCCAACCCTCCGGCCCACAGAACGGTGAAGGCCTGCGCGAACATCTCTTCACCCCCTGGAGTCGCTGGCGCCGCTTCGACCACTTCATGTCCCAGCTCCTCACACAGCACGGCCGCGTCACGCACCGCGGCGAGGCAGTCGGCATGCACCGGTGTTCCGGTAACCGCAGCAGTGGTAAAGGCGATGCGCAGCCGTCCGGGATCCACCCCGACCTCCTCAAGAAAAGGGCGGGCCGGCGGCGGCGCCCAGTAGGGGTCGCCGACAACCGGGCCTGAGGTGGCGTCTAGCAGGGCGGCGCTGTCACGCACCGAGCGCGTGACAGCATGCTCAATGACCAGGCCGGAGAACATATCACCAAAATCAGGGGCCAGGGAGTTGCGCGCCCGGTTGGGTTTCAGGCCAAAGACCCCGCAGCAGGAGGCTGGAATGCGGATGGAGCCGCCGCCGTCATTGGCGTGGGCCATGGGAACCAGACCCGAAGCGACCGCCGCGGACGAACCCCCACTGGAACCGCCGGTGGTCCTCTCAGTGTTCCAGGGGTTACGGCTGGGGCCGAAGAGGTGAGGCTCGGTCGTGGGGAGAAGGCCGAGCTCCGGCGTGTTAGTTTTGCCCAGGGAGATCAGACCGGCCTTTTTTTGCCTTATTGTCAGTTCACTGTCATGATCAGGCACAAAATCACGCAGGAGGGCCGTTCCCATGGCCATGCGCACCCCAGCATAATAGGCCCCGATGTCCTTCATCAGAAAAGGCACCCCGGTAAACGGCCCGTCAGGGATTTCACCTTTGGCCGCCTCACGCGCCAGGTCGTACATCGGCGTGATGACCGCGTTAAGGCTCGGGTTCAAACGTTCAATACGCTCAATGGCCGCCTCGACCAGCTCGATGGGTTGAACCTCCTTCGAGCGCACCAGTTCCGCCTGGGCTGTGGCGTCAAGAAAAGCAAATTCGTCATGACTCGACATGGCTGTCATTCCTTTCATTAAAAGTCAGCGTTCCAGTTCCGCCGGGAGGCAGACCTCCGGCCCAAGTTGACCGCTGAGATTAGCCTCCTAAATCTGGTTGATCACGTCCTCAGAAATCCTGTTATGCTGTGTCTTTATAAATACCTGTCGCTTGCCTCCTTCACCGACTAACTATTATAAATAGTATTATGGTTCAATTTTTATTGCAATAGTGCAGCTTGTCAATAACTAAAATCCAGCCCTGTGGGAAAGGGCACAAACATCGTGCCCCCCTGGTCTATCGTCGCTCGCCCGCACCCCTTGTAAGAAAAGGGGCACAATGAGAAAGACCTTAAAATTGAACAAAAAAACTCTACCCCAGAGTGTTATCTGCCAAACAGCTGATTCATCCTCATCAGCAGGGCCAGGTCGCCATCGGTCCGGTACTTCTGCTGAACAAGCATCTCCTGGCCGTCGGCCTTGTTGGTCATGATATCCATCCAGACCTCAAAAGGGGCCTCGATGGTCAGGTCGGGGTTCTCGCTCTGGCCGGATACTGCTTCTATGTTTCCACGATCAATGATGAAATGGCATGAGCCTTCCACCTCACTGGAAAAGTTAAACTGAAAGACACCCTTCATGTCGCCCGCGGCCTCGGGATTGAACCCTATCTTGAGGATGGTCATGAAGGTATCAATGGAGTCAGGTCTTGGGATCATGCCTTTCTGATTGAACTCCTTGGGGGTTACCCCTTCGGCAATGCAGGTCTTCCACATCAGGTTGCCCATGGGGGCGATGGATTCAAAATCACCGACCGGCTGGGTTATCCGGGCCATGGTCTCAGGGGAAATTTTCATGGACTTTACCAGTTCCCGGCCGGCCTGCTCGGTGGCTTCGAGTATGTCTCTGGTCTCTTCCATAAATAACCCCGATGTCATAAACTCGGCGGCTGGCCGGTAGATTTCAGCCACGAGCCTGTCGTGAAAAAGGTAATTAGCATAGGATTTGAGCTGATTGAAAACGCTTTTCTCGGGGAATCCGGCCACGGAAATCATCACCACTGATGGCTGGGTATGCCGCGGGGGATGGCTGGTGACGCCGTTGCGCTCCTCGAAAAACGGCATGTTAACCGGAAGCGTCCGCTCGATAAAGGTCTTCATGGCGGCGTTCATGGTGTAGTGGTAAAGGGGCGTGGCGTGGATAACCAGATCGGACTCAAGCCATTTGGGGAACAGCTCATTGGTCATGTCATCCTTGTGAACGCACCGGCCGGGGGTCTTGGTCCAGCAGGTGAAACAGCCGATGCAGTACTTGACGTTTTTCTGGCGCAGGTTAACGACTTCGACCTCAGCCCCAGCCTCGCGCATGCCTTTGACCAAAGCGGTCAACATCATTTCGGTTTTACTCTGCCCTCCAGAGCGGGCGCTGGAATTAATAGCAAGTATTTTCATGCTCTTCCTCTCCTTCGATGTTTAGGGTTATTGGGTCATAAGGCCCTGTGCCTCACCAAGCAGCTAGGGCCGTGGGCCGATTTATTTTTTTCTCCCGGCCCGCCTTCTCCTTTCCCGGACATGATGCGGTGCTGAAAAATCCGGTCCACGATGTAAGCCCTGAGGGCCCTGGCCGACTTGGTGATCTCAAGGGTAAAGGCGGCCATATCCTCCATGGAGAGGTCCTGGGTGCGGCGAGCCTGCAGGGCCATCTCATGGTCAACAATCTGCCGGGCCAAAGGGAGATAGAAGGCGGATTCCTCGATGGTAATCCCCAGTTCCTTACCCCGGAATAGGGTGTGGCCGATAGCCAGGTCCTCGGTGTCGAAACGGTCCTTTTCCAGCGGCATCAGCAGTCCGGCGCCTACAAGGTCGTCCACCTCGCGCCGCGTAAAACCCGTGGCCTGGCAGAAGGTCTTCTTGTCCAGAAGCTCCTGGTCGGCTCGGCCGAAGATGGCCGCGCTCAGCTCAACCAGCGGCTCAACCTCCCGGCTCTGTTCCTGCTTGTTGATCAGGTTCTTGATCACGGCCAGGGGGAGACGGTGTTTGGACTGCATCAGCTTGATAAAGGTGATACGCTCCACGCAGGCCGGGTCGTAGTAAGCCATGTTGCGGCTGGTCTTGATCGGTAGAGGCAGGAGTCCCTCTTTCAGGTAATGGAGGATAGTTGACTTGGGCACACCGGTGGCCCTGACCAGTTCCTTCATCTTGAGTCCTGGAGGCACGGGTTTCTTTTTTTCGGAGGGTTTTAAGGTTTTGGTTTCAGACATATTTAATATTTCCATAATATTAATCTGATAAAACTTGTTTAGCATATTGATTGTCATGTGTCAAGTGTTACTTTACACTTTTTAACAAAAATTTCTGCCTTGACCTGTGGCCTGGTCTCTTCAGATGGGTTGACCTGATCTGATCGGACCTTTGTTTTCACACCTGGTGTGAAAACAAATGCACAGTTAAGGCTCCTTTGAACCCTTAATAAAGTAAAAGAAAAATATCTTTTAATATTAAATAGTTATGTAGCCAGTCGGTTTTTAAACCCCAGGTCCTGCCTTCTGATCCTCAAGATTATCCTGCTTTTTCTTTGAACTTTCTTATATTCATGTTCTCTTTTCCATCTTTAGTGTGAATACGTTTGCACACTTTTCAGGAGGACGCATATGGACTCAAACAAGGTATCTTATTAAAATAACATGATATTTTATAAAAAATCGAACCTGGCACAGGACTTGCCCTATTTCAGGACAACTGGTTGTCCGAACTAGAGGGGGGAAAAATGGAACACTATTATCAAGTCCTGAATCTGGCGCCTAATGCTGGCGCGAGTGAAATCAAACAGGCTTACCGGCGGCTGGCCAAGCAGTTTCACCCTGATTCAGCCCGGTTAGGGGCCGGTGATGCGGCCCGGTTTCAGGAGGTCTATGAGGCCTACCAGGCCCTGATGGGGAATCTGCCAGGATACAAACGCGATTTTCAGGCGCCGGCTGCTTCCTATACAGGCTTCAGGCCGCCTGAGACTGATGAATGGCAGTTCAAAGGAATCTACCATGAAGGCTTAAATGTGATTTATGTGATCGAGGTCTCTTTAGCGGCCGCCCAGCCAGGGCTAAGGCTTTACCTGCCATGGAAAAAGGAAGAAACCTGCCCCCGCTGTCTGGGCCTCGGCCACTCCTACGAAACTCAACCCCAGGCGCAATGTTTTACACGCGTGGCCTGTGCTCGGTGCGAAACACAGGGCGTGATCAGTCATAACACCATCATCGAGGTCAATGTCCCGGCTGACGCCATGGAGCGCGGCGAGTACAGACTCAGAGGCCGGGGTCATTACGATCCTTTCACGGCTGTCCGGGGGGACCTGATCGTCAAGTTTGAGACCGATTCCTGCTGCCCGGGATGGAAGGCCCGGTCTTACAACGCTTAGGCGGTTGTTATGAAGATATCCAAAGCGCAAAAAAAACCCGGCTTTGAGCTATCCCTTGTGGGCACTAGCGAGATTGCGTCGAATGATTTCAGGCAGAATCCTGAGCACCGCCCGCGTCAGGAAGCCTTTAAATCCTCTCGTGTCACGCCTTTCCTGAATGCCGCTCAGGCCTCCCGCCTGCTCATGACTCGCGGTCATTTTATCAACTGTTTCATTTAAGCCAGCCAGGCTGATACAGCCTTTAAGGCTCCTCTTCAGCTCATGTCTGCTAGTCCGCTGGATTAAGCTGGATTAAGTTGCGATGATGCCAGGCGGTGTGTTATGCTTCGAGGTCAAAAACACCCATTCTGACTAGGATTTTGAAATGGCGGCCAGTTGAGTTTAAAGGCGCTTATGGGTGTGATGGCTGTCTTCTGCTGGTAATTAATGCCGTTATCCGTTAGGCTATGGGTCTCGTCACCCCGGTTTAACTCAATAAAACCTAAGAAGGAGGGAACGATGGATTTTAAAAAAGTAAACGAAGCCCTTAATCAGTATATCAGGCCTCAGACATTTCCCCTGGCTCTCAAGCTGTGCCAATCTGAAGAAGATCTTCCGGAAAAAGCAAGGCAGCCGCTCAAGGACCTGGGATATCCGGTGACCCTGTGTCAGGCCATGGGCCTGTCGAGGCGTTTCGGGTGGACACTGGCCGTGGGTAAGGATGATCAGTGCTGCCTGGGCGGCGCCGCGACCATGGGCTTCCTGAAGGAACTACCCGGCGAGGGATTTCCTTTTTCCGCCGAGAAATGTTTCGAGCCTGGAAAGTACAGTTACCTTGTGTCAGCGGCTCTTGAACGGGCTGAGTTCGAACCGGATGTGGTGCTCATTTACGGGAACTCCGCCCAAGTCATGAGGCTGGCTCAGGCGGCCAGCCGCGGCATGGAAGGGAGCGTATCCGCCGTTGCCACCGGCTTGGGTGACTGCGGTGACATCGTGGCTGGCACGGTCCGCGGTAATGAATGCCGGGTCGTCCTTCCCTCAGGAGGCGATCGCATCTTCGGCTCAACCCAGGATCATGAGATCATCTTCACCATTCCCGGAGACAAGGTCCAAGGGGTCGCCACGGCGCTGGGAGACACACACAAGGCGGGCTTTAGATACCCGATCCTGACTGACCTGAGGCATCGTCCGGAGCTGCCGCCTTTCCTCAAGATTCCTGAAGGCTCATAATTTCATTACTTGCAAAGCATATCTTGCGGAAATCACGCCGGGAGGAACCGCACATGGACCTTATCGAGGCCATCCGAACTAGAAAGAGCGTCAGGGGTTATAAACCCGATCCGGTTGACAAGGAAATCCTGAGAGAAATCCTGGAAATCGCAACTTGCGCGCCGTCAGCAGACAACAGCCAGCCCTGGGAGATCATCGTCGTTGCCGGGCAGGCCTTGGATGACATCAAGAAAGGCAATATCGAGGCGTTGATCTCCGGAAAGACCCCCACTTCGGATGCCCCGCACCAGCCTTATCAAGGCGTTTACAAAAAGCGGCAGGTTGAGCTCGCGGTGCAGATTTTTCAGTTGATGGATATCGCCAGGGATGACAAGGAGAAGCGGAACGCATGGATGCAGAGAGGTTTTCGTTTTTTTGACGCCCCGGCGGCCTTCATTCTTTATACGGACAACTCACTTGACCCCCGGCGCGCCGCTTCGGACGTCGGCGGGCTGGCTCAGACCATCTGTCTAACCGCGCTGAACTACGGCCTGGGCACCTGCATCACCACGCAAGGCACCATGTTCTCGGATGTGGTCAGGCGGTTTACGGGTATTCCCAAGGCCAAGCAAATTTACTGGAGTATCACTATTGGCTACCCGGACTGGGAATTCCCGGCAAATAAAGTTCAATCCGCACGAGCGCCTCTCGAAACCATTACAACCTGGCTGGGTTTTGAATAGATACTTTAGCGATTGTTAATTTTTTTGATGGAAGCGTTGGCTTCACCATAAGAAAAACATAAAATGGGGGCAATCTCCACCGGCTGTTTCCAGGATTATCCATGTTTCAGAACACGATATGTGGTTTTTTATTATTATTTCTTGACATTTGCCTCTCAAACGGCCTAAAATTCAAGCAATCCTCTTATGAAATCAAGCTGGACCTTAATGTGCTTTAATTGAAACGCCGCAGCGCAGGCAGAAAAAAAGGTGGCCAGCTTTGTTGGAGAGCATTCATGAACAAATCTCAATTAATCGAAGAATTGGCTATGCGCGAAGGACTGACCCTTAAAACGGCCGAGTTGATCGTCAATAACTTCTTCGATTCCATTGCAGACGGCCTGAAGCAGGAAGAAAGGGCGGAGATCAGAGGCTTCGGATCGTTCAAGGTGAAAAGCTACGACGGTTATACCGGCCGAAACCCTAAAACAGGTGAGCCCAGTGAGGTCAAGCCCAAGAAACTACCAAGTTTCAAAGTGGGTAAGGAATTAAAAGAACGAGTGGACGATTTTAACCTGGAAAGAAAAAAATTTTAAAGGTTGGGAGTTGGTCAAAGGGATTGTCAACTGCAATAATTAACCGGCTTAACTATCGGGAATTCCCTTGCCTTGGGGAAAGCCGAGGCAAGGGACAGGTTGAAAGGGTTGGAGTTAAAATTAAACGCGGCAAAGAGAGAGAAAAACGTTCCTGCTCATTCTTTCCTTGTAAGGAGGTGAAGTAAATGACTGACGTGGTTGGCAGCGTCCTTGCTAGTGTCGGAGTTCTTATGATTTATGTAGGTATCTTTGTGCTTCTGGTTAACATCGGTGCAGCGATCAAAGCCATTAGCGAAAAGGCGGGGCCAGGATCCGATAGGCCTTCTACTTACTAGAACCGGCCGGGGCAATTGCTCCAGTTTTAACACAAACAAGGCATAAAACGCCCTTCAGCCAGAAGAGCAAAAACAGGTTTCAGGCGTCTTTCAGCGAGGGGAGGGATATTTTTCTGCTCTTTCCTCAAACCGCTGTTTAACTGATTGATGCTCTGCCTTTTAGGGGAAGGAAGGCCAGGCCTTCCTTCCTCCTCCTTTTTTTCATCTGCCTAGTCAAATAACTCGAC contains these protein-coding regions:
- a CDS encoding amidase is translated as MSSHDEFAFLDATAQAELVRSKEVQPIELVEAAIERIERLNPSLNAVITPMYDLAREAAKGEIPDGPFTGVPFLMKDIGAYYAGVRMAMGTALLRDFVPDHDSELTIRQKKAGLISLGKTNTPELGLLPTTEPHLFGPSRNPWNTERTTGGSSGGSSAAVASGLVPMAHANDGGGSIRIPASCCGVFGLKPNRARNSLAPDFGDMFSGLVIEHAVTRSVRDSAALLDATSGPVVGDPYWAPPPARPFLEEVGVDPGRLRIAFTTAAVTGTPVHADCLAAVRDAAVLCEELGHEVVEAAPATPGGEEMFAQAFTVLWAGGLASTINGIALLTNQTPQPDNYEPLTWALYEQGRQFSASDYLLSIQMLQRVARDIAKFFVDYNILLTPVLGEPPVPIGTFDAPEENPMQAWERVVQFAPFTATFNATGQPAMSVPLFWNEEGLPVGAHFVGRFGDEATLFRLAAQLEQARPWADRRPPVSV
- a CDS encoding NAD(P)H-dependent oxidoreductase — translated: MKILAINSSARSGGQSKTEMMLTALVKGMREAGAEVEVVNLRQKNVKYCIGCFTCWTKTPGRCVHKDDMTNELFPKWLESDLVIHATPLYHYTMNAAMKTFIERTLPVNMPFFEERNGVTSHPPRHTQPSVVMISVAGFPEKSVFNQLKSYANYLFHDRLVAEIYRPAAEFMTSGLFMEETRDILEATEQAGRELVKSMKISPETMARITQPVGDFESIAPMGNLMWKTCIAEGVTPKEFNQKGMIPRPDSIDTFMTILKIGFNPEAAGDMKGVFQFNFSSEVEGSCHFIIDRGNIEAVSGQSENPDLTIEAPFEVWMDIMTNKADGQEMLVQQKYRTDGDLALLMRMNQLFGR
- a CDS encoding MerR family transcriptional regulator, encoding MSETKTLKPSEKKKPVPPGLKMKELVRATGVPKSTILHYLKEGLLPLPIKTSRNMAYYDPACVERITFIKLMQSKHRLPLAVIKNLINKQEQSREVEPLVELSAAIFGRADQELLDKKTFCQATGFTRREVDDLVGAGLLMPLEKDRFDTEDLAIGHTLFRGKELGITIEESAFYLPLARQIVDHEMALQARRTQDLSMEDMAAFTLEITKSARALRAYIVDRIFQHRIMSGKGEGGPGEKNKSAHGPSCLVRHRAL
- a CDS encoding J domain-containing protein gives rise to the protein MEHYYQVLNLAPNAGASEIKQAYRRLAKQFHPDSARLGAGDAARFQEVYEAYQALMGNLPGYKRDFQAPAASYTGFRPPETDEWQFKGIYHEGLNVIYVIEVSLAAAQPGLRLYLPWKKEETCPRCLGLGHSYETQPQAQCFTRVACARCETQGVISHNTIIEVNVPADAMERGEYRLRGRGHYDPFTAVRGDLIVKFETDSCCPGWKARSYNA
- a CDS encoding DUF169 domain-containing protein codes for the protein MDFKKVNEALNQYIRPQTFPLALKLCQSEEDLPEKARQPLKDLGYPVTLCQAMGLSRRFGWTLAVGKDDQCCLGGAATMGFLKELPGEGFPFSAEKCFEPGKYSYLVSAALERAEFEPDVVLIYGNSAQVMRLAQAASRGMEGSVSAVATGLGDCGDIVAGTVRGNECRVVLPSGGDRIFGSTQDHEIIFTIPGDKVQGVATALGDTHKAGFRYPILTDLRHRPELPPFLKIPEGS
- a CDS encoding nitroreductase, with translation MDLIEAIRTRKSVRGYKPDPVDKEILREILEIATCAPSADNSQPWEIIVVAGQALDDIKKGNIEALISGKTPTSDAPHQPYQGVYKKRQVELAVQIFQLMDIARDDKEKRNAWMQRGFRFFDAPAAFILYTDNSLDPRRAASDVGGLAQTICLTALNYGLGTCITTQGTMFSDVVRRFTGIPKAKQIYWSITIGYPDWEFPANKVQSARAPLETITTWLGFE
- a CDS encoding integration host factor subunit beta; translation: MNKSQLIEELAMREGLTLKTAELIVNNFFDSIADGLKQEERAEIRGFGSFKVKSYDGYTGRNPKTGEPSEVKPKKLPSFKVGKELKERVDDFNLERKKF